In the Staphylococcus condimenti genome, one interval contains:
- a CDS encoding helix-turn-helix domain-containing protein: MQLAENIKKYRKRAGLTQEALAEKLHTTRQSVSKWEQGTLEPNLQMLLNLSELFGISLDFLVKGDENHYEDECLYKGKSQSMNFWEFISQKWWLILIILIIICGTLSQILGG, translated from the coding sequence ATGCAATTAGCAGAAAATATAAAAAAATATAGAAAGCGTGCCGGTCTTACACAGGAAGCATTAGCAGAGAAATTACATACTACAAGACAATCTGTTTCGAAATGGGAACAAGGCACTTTAGAACCTAATCTTCAGATGCTTCTAAATCTTTCTGAGTTATTCGGAATAAGTTTAGACTTCTTAGTAAAAGGTGATGAAAATCATTATGAGGATGAATGCTTGTATAAGGGTAAATCTCAGTCTATGAACTTTTGGGAATTCATCTCTCAAAAGTGGTGGCTTATTCTTATAATATTAATTATAATTTGCGGCACGCTTTCCCAAATATTAGGTGGGTAA
- a CDS encoding CPBP family intramembrane glutamic endopeptidase: protein MKYLFDGFKIIGTILLLFIVVVFAQNIGIVWHALHLYSFEYILHGATYLTVALLLFKFVANKIYKRNLAYFRITRFKFIKVCVILGLLLPVTVISFYLIFVPGHWIVTSLKSHQEYSEMMIEIIFLGGIVAPMVEEMMFRGFLLKYIEEKTNIYVALSLTSVLFGAIHLVNGKLTGVSLIMLVAAGTSVGLMYGLAAYKFNTVWASIPLHMFWNMSSIITVTDHNMDYGVFQYIIKPNNPFITGGAYGMDASGISIIGYITVAVIFIYWRRFQLIEK, encoded by the coding sequence ATGAAATATTTATTCGATGGGTTTAAAATTATTGGAACCATTCTTTTATTATTTATAGTGGTAGTGTTTGCACAGAATATTGGAATCGTTTGGCATGCATTGCATCTGTATTCTTTTGAATATATTTTACATGGCGCTACTTATTTAACTGTAGCTCTCCTTCTTTTTAAATTTGTTGCTAATAAGATATATAAAAGGAATTTAGCTTACTTCAGAATTACGCGTTTTAAATTTATTAAAGTCTGTGTAATTTTAGGACTGCTTTTACCTGTCACAGTAATTAGCTTCTATCTTATTTTTGTCCCTGGCCATTGGATTGTTACTAGTTTGAAAAGTCACCAAGAATATAGTGAGATGATGATTGAGATAATTTTCCTTGGCGGAATTGTCGCGCCTATGGTAGAAGAAATGATGTTTAGAGGATTCTTACTTAAATATATCGAAGAGAAAACCAATATATACGTTGCGCTAAGTCTGACTTCCGTCTTATTCGGAGCGATTCATTTAGTTAATGGAAAGTTGACAGGCGTGAGTTTGATTATGTTGGTGGCAGCTGGAACATCGGTAGGATTAATGTATGGACTTGCTGCTTATAAATTTAATACAGTATGGGCAAGCATTCCACTTCACATGTTTTGGAATATGAGTTCTATTATTACAGTAACGGATCATAATATGGACTATGGAGTATTTCAATATATTATCAAACCAAATAATCCATTCATAACAGGCGGCGCTTATGGAATGGATGCATCTGGCATCTCTATTATCGGTTATATTACAGTAGCTGTTATTTTTATTTATTGGAGAAGGTTTCAATTAATAGAAAAATAA
- a CDS encoding amidase domain-containing protein, with the protein MRNQKLLAYIFSSSLLISTLPFNAVDAEVSEESPTQLKEKDIDDNKKQPSSDENNESTKDTNNTNKETTKNDDDEINQPSSSNKTRNKNALDKKENTYNKQDEETSDDQKLNPHQDIRKQTYADYYKNSLDFFKPAPFKEQKNSTPSLWEQIFSNSGSSYLDVNKTEQGQNNENKTENKSDHSIITDSDEEKTSTSQNESRTDITNNQEDELSNTHENNKLSQDDNEVLRKLDEASSSIKESHSESVQENENQEEDSVSQQDIPEQDKSEQSKIEQDNTPSDNEADSEAQNKKTTDTSQQENEHDDSVINAILDEYSEDAKKQKDKYDNQNETNDTQEENKKIESQHSDTSTANPQLPTQSQLEDKTDPKQSFEDGLKQSNNRSTAMFQLLPDLSNNDENNSDFNVAENSDTRQFIKKIAEDSHDIGQNRDIYASVMIAQAILESDSGNSALAQSPHYNLFGIKGSYQGKSADFNTLEDSGNSMYQISAQFRSYPSEKESLEDYAELIKNGIDGNSDIYRPTWKSEASSYREATAHLAKTYATDTQYADKLNSIIKHYDLTQFDKKQMPDLNNYQPSNKENASDFKPFVESTSDSPYPHGQCTWYVYNRMAQFDKQISGTLGDARNWNNRAENKGYTVTSTPEKYNAVVFEAGQQNADPIYGHVAFVEKVNSDGSIVISESNVEGLGVISYRTIDADDAAQLSYIKGK; encoded by the coding sequence ATGAGGAATCAAAAGTTATTAGCCTATATTTTTTCATCTTCTTTATTGATTTCAACACTCCCTTTCAACGCTGTTGATGCCGAAGTCTCAGAAGAATCACCGACACAATTAAAAGAAAAAGATATAGATGATAATAAAAAGCAGCCATCTTCTGATGAAAATAATGAATCTACAAAAGATACAAATAACACTAATAAAGAAACTACTAAAAATGATGATGACGAGATAAATCAACCATCTTCTTCAAATAAAACGCGCAATAAAAACGCTTTAGATAAAAAAGAAAACACATACAATAAACAAGATGAAGAAACATCAGATGATCAAAAATTAAATCCTCATCAAGATATACGTAAACAAACTTATGCTGATTATTATAAAAATAGCTTGGATTTTTTTAAGCCAGCACCATTTAAAGAACAGAAAAATAGTACACCGAGTTTGTGGGAACAAATATTTTCTAATTCTGGCTCATCATATTTAGACGTTAACAAAACAGAACAAGGACAAAATAATGAAAATAAAACAGAGAATAAATCTGATCATTCTATAATCACTGATTCTGACGAAGAAAAAACGTCAACTTCCCAAAACGAATCACGTACTGATATAACAAATAATCAAGAGGATGAACTCTCAAATACTCATGAAAATAACAAGCTATCACAAGATGACAATGAAGTGTTAAGAAAGTTAGATGAGGCAAGTTCTTCAATTAAAGAGAGTCATTCTGAATCCGTTCAAGAAAACGAAAATCAAGAAGAAGATAGTGTATCTCAGCAAGATATACCTGAACAAGACAAGTCGGAGCAAAGTAAAATTGAACAAGATAACACACCATCTGATAATGAAGCTGATTCCGAGGCGCAAAATAAAAAAACGACTGATACCTCACAACAAGAAAATGAGCATGATGATTCTGTAATCAACGCTATTTTAGATGAATATAGTGAGGATGCTAAAAAACAAAAAGATAAATACGATAACCAAAACGAAACAAATGATACACAAGAAGAAAACAAAAAAATAGAAAGCCAACATTCAGATACATCTACAGCTAATCCTCAATTGCCGACTCAATCACAACTTGAAGATAAGACAGATCCAAAACAATCATTTGAAGATGGTTTAAAACAATCTAATAATAGATCGACAGCGATGTTCCAACTTTTACCTGATTTATCAAACAATGATGAAAATAACAGTGATTTTAATGTTGCAGAAAACAGCGATACACGACAATTTATCAAAAAAATTGCTGAAGATTCTCATGATATCGGTCAAAATAGAGATATTTATGCTTCTGTAATGATTGCACAAGCAATTTTAGAGTCTGATTCAGGCAATAGTGCACTTGCACAGTCACCGCATTATAACTTATTCGGAATCAAAGGAAGTTATCAAGGTAAATCTGCAGATTTCAATACACTTGAAGATAGCGGAAATAGTATGTATCAGATTTCAGCACAATTTCGCAGTTATCCAAGCGAAAAAGAATCTCTCGAAGATTATGCTGAGTTAATCAAAAATGGAATTGATGGTAATTCTGACATTTACCGTCCTACTTGGAAGAGTGAAGCTTCATCTTATCGTGAAGCTACTGCACATCTCGCAAAAACCTATGCGACTGATACACAATATGCTGATAAGCTTAACAGTATTATCAAACACTATGATTTAACACAATTTGATAAGAAACAAATGCCAGATTTAAATAATTACCAACCAAGCAATAAAGAAAATGCTTCAGATTTCAAACCGTTTGTCGAATCAACGAGTGATTCACCTTATCCTCATGGTCAATGTACTTGGTATGTTTATAATCGAATGGCGCAATTCGATAAACAAATCAGTGGTACTTTGGGAGATGCACGCAATTGGAATAATCGGGCAGAAAACAAAGGTTATACCGTTACGTCAACACCAGAAAAATATAATGCAGTTGTGTTTGAAGCAGGCCAACAAAATGCTGACCCTATCTATGGTCATGTCGCTTTTGTAGAAAAAGTTAACAGCGATGGTTCGATAGTGATTTCAGAATCTAATGTGGAAGGCCTCGGAGTCATTTCTTATAGAACAATTGATGCCGACGATGCTGCTCAATTAAGCTATATTAAAGGTAAATAA
- a CDS encoding YhgE/Pip domain-containing protein codes for MKNAIKLFLMDLKKIIKAPAVLVILGGVMILPSFYAWFNLDATWDPYGNTKNIKIAVVNEDKGDKVRGKKINVGDEVAKQLKKDNHFGWEFVSRKKADHDLKMGKYYAAMYIPEKFTHQITGTLRKNPQRADIEYKVNQKLNAIAPKMTDAGTSAIVQKANDKFNETVTKALLKEANRLGIKLENEIPTINKIQKAVSTANNSVPEINKFAKKILYLDEHQDQIDNYADEFRDLDNYKGDVLNGVDKLNQVNSAVPALNEKAKLVLALNEYMPNIKKALNIASNDVPEAFPRINRGVDIASNGVDKGLQGINDARGYLSAINQRVDTYQGIVNEAQNRNQVVNNRLQNNLQAAPQSTSKTSENNIKFSPMSTDGNSNKTSFDSEDANAMESSLSKGLLSLSQYTDQQAESTQENLGTLENIAYGILSSDKPEEFESVLDNMNSRLEATSKSNQQFIDILSEIEDREDMDLSSEINKLEEANNSVNNLIRKQNLLRDALSQGSSGKAEAVDLLKTLPKVDRDLKGLRNYIQTELNQSLLNVSNQVTSVLNNGDAKLSTVQSKLNTISQVIDEGEAILKDGQNRIETIQSALPLIEQRYNDAMAVAQRYYPEFEQDVNKAASFVRNDLPGLEQRLADTTATVNENIPTLFNRYDQLVGLLDKNQPEAKQKLHDLAKFIRNDLPGVEKDLAKANKLFNEIDDDDAVDKMVDFLKNDLKKQADVVANPIKINQENIFPVKDYGSASTPFYTTLACWVGALLMVSLLSTDNKHKDLEPYLTKREDYLGKSGLFYLIGIVQALIVSIGDIVILHAQVEHVGWFIGLTVLISIVFVTIVYTLVSLLGNPGKALAIILLVLQIAGGGGTFPIEVTPEFFQIIHPFIPFSYAVDALREAVGGYVPEILTRKVMTLSLFGIIFLLIGIIFKPITDPIMRKVAERAEKSDVME; via the coding sequence GTGAAAAATGCAATAAAGCTCTTTCTGATGGATTTAAAGAAGATTATTAAAGCACCCGCTGTTTTAGTCATTTTAGGAGGCGTAATGATACTCCCTTCTTTTTATGCATGGTTCAATTTAGATGCGACATGGGATCCATATGGAAACACTAAAAATATAAAAATTGCAGTCGTCAATGAAGATAAAGGCGATAAAGTCAGAGGTAAAAAGATAAATGTAGGAGATGAAGTTGCTAAACAATTAAAAAAAGATAACCATTTTGGTTGGGAATTTGTCAGTCGTAAAAAAGCAGACCATGATTTGAAGATGGGCAAATATTATGCAGCTATGTACATACCAGAAAAATTCACACATCAAATAACAGGGACGCTTCGCAAAAACCCTCAACGTGCTGATATAGAATATAAAGTAAACCAGAAATTGAATGCAATCGCACCTAAAATGACGGATGCCGGAACCAGTGCGATTGTACAGAAAGCTAATGATAAATTTAATGAAACAGTAACCAAAGCGTTACTTAAAGAAGCTAATCGGTTAGGTATTAAACTTGAAAATGAAATCCCTACGATTAATAAAATTCAAAAAGCAGTCTCTACAGCTAATAATTCTGTGCCTGAAATTAATAAGTTTGCTAAAAAAATATTATATTTGGATGAACATCAAGACCAAATAGATAACTACGCAGATGAATTTAGAGATTTGGATAATTACAAGGGCGACGTTTTAAATGGCGTAGATAAACTGAATCAAGTTAACTCAGCAGTACCTGCATTAAATGAAAAAGCTAAACTAGTTTTAGCATTAAATGAATATATGCCGAATATCAAAAAGGCACTTAATATTGCTTCTAATGATGTACCAGAAGCATTTCCAAGAATTAATAGGGGTGTCGACATTGCTAGTAATGGCGTAGATAAAGGTTTACAAGGCATAAACGATGCACGAGGTTATTTGAGTGCAATTAATCAACGTGTAGATACGTACCAAGGAATTGTTAATGAAGCGCAAAACCGTAATCAAGTCGTGAATAATCGATTACAAAACAACTTACAAGCAGCACCTCAAAGTACTTCAAAAACAAGTGAGAATAACATTAAATTTTCACCAATGAGTACGGACGGTAATTCAAATAAGACTTCTTTTGACAGCGAAGATGCAAATGCAATGGAATCTTCTTTGTCTAAAGGGTTATTGTCCTTATCTCAATATACAGATCAACAAGCAGAAAGTACGCAAGAAAATTTAGGAACACTAGAAAATATCGCTTATGGAATCTTGTCTTCTGATAAACCTGAAGAATTTGAATCTGTATTAGATAATATGAATTCTAGACTTGAAGCAACCAGCAAATCTAATCAGCAATTTATTGATATCTTATCTGAAATTGAAGATAGAGAAGATATGGATCTTTCCTCTGAAATCAATAAGTTAGAAGAAGCGAATAATAGTGTGAATAACTTAATTAGAAAACAAAATCTCCTTAGAGATGCATTATCTCAAGGCAGCTCTGGTAAAGCAGAAGCAGTAGATTTATTGAAAACATTGCCTAAAGTTGATCGTGACTTGAAAGGGTTAAGAAATTATATTCAAACAGAACTGAACCAAAGTTTATTGAACGTATCCAATCAAGTGACTTCAGTATTAAATAATGGTGATGCAAAACTTTCAACAGTTCAATCTAAGTTGAATACTATTTCTCAAGTGATTGATGAAGGAGAAGCAATTTTAAAAGACGGCCAAAATAGAATTGAAACGATTCAAAGTGCTTTGCCGCTTATTGAACAAAGATATAATGATGCAATGGCTGTTGCACAACGATATTATCCAGAGTTCGAACAAGATGTGAATAAAGCCGCTTCGTTTGTCAGAAATGATTTACCTGGTTTAGAGCAGCGTTTAGCGGATACAACGGCAACAGTAAACGAAAATATTCCGACATTATTTAATCGCTATGATCAATTAGTAGGCCTGTTAGATAAAAATCAGCCAGAGGCTAAACAAAAACTGCATGATTTAGCAAAATTCATACGTAATGATTTACCAGGTGTCGAAAAGGATTTGGCGAAAGCAAACAAACTCTTTAATGAGATAGACGATGATGATGCGGTAGATAAAATGGTTGATTTTCTGAAAAATGATTTGAAAAAACAAGCGGATGTAGTGGCGAATCCAATTAAAATCAACCAAGAAAATATTTTCCCTGTGAAAGATTATGGGTCTGCAAGTACACCGTTCTATACAACATTAGCATGTTGGGTCGGCGCTTTATTAATGGTGAGCTTATTATCAACAGATAATAAACATAAAGATTTAGAACCATATTTAACTAAAAGAGAAGATTATTTAGGTAAAAGTGGTTTATTCTATCTCATAGGTATTGTTCAAGCATTGATAGTGTCTATCGGAGATATTGTAATATTGCATGCACAAGTAGAGCATGTGGGTTGGTTCATAGGTCTAACTGTCTTAATTTCGATTGTGTTCGTAACGATTGTGTATACCTTAGTTTCATTATTAGGCAACCCAGGAAAAGCGCTTGCTATTATTTTATTAGTGTTGCAGATAGCCGGCGGTGGAGGAACGTTCCCTATAGAAGTCACACCTGAGTTCTTCCAAATTATACACCCATTTATACCGTTTTCTTATGCAGTAGATGCGTTGAGAGAAGCGGTTGGTGGATATGTTCCGGAAATATTAACACGAAAAGTAATGACGCTTTCATTATTTGGAATTATATTCTTACTAATTGGAATTATATTTAAACCAATTACTGATCCGATTATGAGAAAAGTAGCAGAAAGAGCAGAGAAAAGTGATGTTATGGAATAA
- a CDS encoding MarR family winged helix-turn-helix transcriptional regulator has protein sequence MEQINQDLKSAIRNFYIAIPQINKEITNILRQIELKSGQVLSFEQITALSIIHSNESITINELAEEQKIFKTAASKRIKKLEECGYVQIFPTDDKRLKAVCLTLEGELLLEEATVALTHSIKQCLDCCKTEQEFEEFVEQLIYFKKLFI, from the coding sequence ATGGAGCAGATTAATCAGGATTTAAAATCGGCAATTCGCAATTTTTATATCGCAATTCCTCAAATAAATAAGGAAATCACTAATATTTTACGACAAATCGAATTGAAATCTGGACAAGTTTTATCTTTTGAGCAAATAACGGCGTTGAGTATTATTCATTCTAATGAGAGCATCACAATTAACGAATTGGCTGAAGAACAAAAGATTTTCAAAACAGCTGCATCAAAACGTATTAAAAAATTAGAAGAATGTGGTTATGTACAAATTTTTCCTACCGATGATAAACGCTTGAAAGCAGTTTGTTTAACGCTTGAGGGAGAATTATTGTTAGAAGAGGCCACCGTAGCATTAACACATTCAATTAAACAATGTTTGGATTGCTGTAAAACTGAGCAAGAGTTCGAAGAATTTGTAGAACAACTTATATATTTCAAAAAGCTATTCATTTAA
- a CDS encoding DUF805 domain-containing protein — protein sequence MEQSQNQVFKSYRDFWTRTLDVSGRSSRADFWHPFWINFIITSLLGIFSVGLLSSLFAIAIIIPSFTVMARRLHDTNRTLILAIVAEISGLITTIAAVVFIIAVLAIASSGHAGVIGATLMAGAFGTVVAGVITLYTLYVLIAPGNKGPNRYGDGGSCIEKPEVIDSEVSI from the coding sequence ATGGAGCAATCACAAAATCAAGTTTTTAAAAGTTACAGAGATTTTTGGACACGCACTTTAGATGTCAGCGGCAGATCTAGTCGTGCTGATTTTTGGCATCCATTTTGGATTAATTTCATTATTACTTCGTTGTTAGGAATATTTTCTGTTGGTTTATTAAGCAGTCTTTTTGCGATTGCAATTATTATTCCATCATTCACTGTGATGGCCAGACGTTTACATGATACTAATCGCACTTTGATTCTCGCAATTGTAGCGGAAATCAGCGGATTAATTACAACAATTGCAGCGGTGGTATTCATTATTGCAGTATTAGCAATTGCAAGTTCTGGACATGCTGGTGTAATCGGAGCAACATTGATGGCTGGCGCATTTGGTACAGTTGTGGCAGGAGTAATCACACTGTATACATTATATGTATTGATAGCACCAGGAAATAAAGGGCCAAATAGATATGGTGATGGCGGAAGCTGTATAGAGAAGCCAGAAGTGATAGACTCAGAAGTTTCAATTTAA
- a CDS encoding CapA family protein, whose product MNYNQKTIEHLLEGKWYRQPEEDWFVDNVVINPAQAKMEKKKGKKVLFIAIDSDTWHKGTGNRGMYAGWTDTHTTVANHESYIDGIIAARPIPELNPDIPQYIIENSYSAIKALANYAYQHRRGQMIAITGTAGKSTSKGLLDKLLGINHTTIATRGNHNTRTGVPLTIACAITQPEFTIVETAISGLWMRSGGILKNYPPDIAMITSIDGGQKKSAHETAILKARIAEGMHHKGHVVLNKDMNEYDTVEKEVQQYNQNIVTYGFDENADSLILEVTETRTTTIVKARILGEEITFETQLNGEGMVQNIVGVLTVIKLAGVALDTIVDAIKDYTPNKAVQNFESYQTGKGHHFTLLNDTWNATGIAMNAAVDLLSQKSKYYKGKSIALLGRIENLSAEEAKKQHESVAQTLIDSNVDIVFAHGPEMKHMLRKLPPEMIGGYYESAEEIASHVANIIEEDDIILLKGSPRSSNFKHVKDELLKAIQFNKKQSKQNIIHPPSTGYGVATFDLESGQKVSGYGDQEVTQNQGIGGLILINHILDRIFAKKLSLTTKYLPDAQAIRESQSDNALLLRKNSTFTLNDILGASIVKSAPNALLMLANTVVGSNRKSMQMIRETVAELGLPPEAALNITGRRISNKQQTITLEALFKVGRLLFNKMPFIQDLLSRNLFIHGNNIFRSKTNLYHYGRITHGLFYGQSDSIGVVLSDIHGKKYVSVVLGAENMFHRDALLSKSIESVAALHEKPDNHLADQQNVHTRQPYKINVIGDTYFGEFYTRIRKRQGKEDALMRFGRNYSFDDIRAFLTEGNFNICNFEAAISDDRNEYLKMRKPFVLHADTEGTVEALKKENIHLATLANNHLMDCGVEGLTETVKQFKEERIHTIGAADYQEEAEKPFVLNVNGQRMTFFNAYWYRQPMYEEFDFYAIGEEPGVACMNPFIFEKIQQEKENHPNGKIIVIAHWGADFKDVRPLQRRFAEQLSKAGADIIIGHGAHMIQGIQKINQTTVAYSIGNGVFNSNGEYNKRFVPAYSMIAQLIISENNEMKLCFYPIYGNNLDTFWKPRFVTKEEFEHCRLMLKARNTISMGTGKDEYYYFEMNI is encoded by the coding sequence ATGAACTATAATCAGAAAACTATCGAACACTTACTAGAAGGAAAATGGTATCGCCAACCAGAAGAAGATTGGTTTGTGGATAATGTAGTCATCAATCCTGCACAAGCTAAGATGGAAAAGAAAAAAGGAAAGAAAGTCTTATTCATCGCAATTGATTCTGATACGTGGCATAAAGGTACGGGCAATAGAGGCATGTATGCAGGTTGGACAGATACACATACAACAGTTGCCAATCACGAAAGTTATATTGACGGTATTATTGCAGCGCGCCCGATACCGGAATTGAATCCTGATATTCCGCAATATATTATAGAGAATTCTTACAGTGCCATTAAGGCATTAGCTAATTATGCCTATCAGCATAGAAGAGGACAAATGATTGCAATTACAGGTACAGCAGGCAAGTCTACTTCTAAAGGATTGCTCGATAAGCTATTAGGCATCAATCACACTACCATTGCGACACGCGGAAATCATAATACAAGAACAGGTGTCCCTTTAACAATTGCCTGTGCTATTACACAACCTGAATTTACAATTGTTGAAACTGCGATTTCAGGACTTTGGATGCGCTCTGGAGGTATTTTGAAAAATTACCCGCCAGATATTGCGATGATTACTTCTATTGATGGCGGACAGAAAAAAAGTGCGCATGAAACAGCAATCTTAAAAGCGAGAATTGCTGAAGGGATGCATCATAAAGGACATGTCGTTTTGAATAAAGACATGAATGAATATGACACAGTAGAAAAAGAAGTGCAGCAATATAATCAAAACATTGTGACTTATGGATTTGATGAAAACGCAGATAGTCTAATACTGGAAGTAACAGAAACTCGTACCACTACGATTGTGAAAGCACGTATTTTAGGAGAAGAGATCACGTTTGAAACACAATTGAATGGTGAAGGTATGGTACAAAATATTGTGGGTGTACTTACAGTGATTAAACTTGCTGGTGTCGCACTTGATACTATAGTAGATGCGATTAAAGATTATACGCCAAATAAAGCTGTACAGAATTTTGAATCTTATCAAACAGGAAAAGGTCATCATTTTACGCTTTTAAATGATACTTGGAATGCGACAGGAATTGCTATGAATGCAGCAGTAGATTTGTTAAGTCAAAAAAGTAAATATTATAAAGGTAAATCCATTGCACTTTTAGGTCGGATTGAAAATTTGAGTGCTGAAGAAGCTAAAAAGCAGCATGAATCAGTTGCTCAAACACTCATAGATTCAAACGTAGACATTGTTTTTGCTCATGGTCCTGAAATGAAACATATGCTTAGAAAATTACCTCCAGAGATGATTGGCGGTTATTATGAAAGTGCTGAAGAGATTGCATCTCATGTCGCAAATATCATTGAAGAAGATGACATTATTTTATTAAAAGGTTCACCGCGTTCCAGCAACTTCAAACATGTAAAAGATGAGTTGTTGAAAGCGATACAGTTTAACAAAAAGCAATCAAAACAAAATATTATCCACCCTCCAAGTACAGGATACGGAGTCGCAACATTTGATTTAGAGTCTGGTCAAAAAGTTTCTGGTTATGGTGATCAAGAAGTAACTCAAAACCAAGGTATCGGCGGATTAATTTTAATTAATCATATTCTTGACCGAATTTTTGCGAAAAAATTATCTTTAACAACTAAGTATCTGCCAGATGCGCAAGCTATAAGAGAAAGCCAATCGGATAATGCTTTATTACTTAGAAAGAACAGTACATTTACATTGAATGATATTTTAGGTGCATCAATTGTCAAATCAGCGCCTAATGCTTTGTTGATGTTGGCTAATACAGTTGTAGGTTCTAATAGAAAGAGTATGCAAATGATTCGAGAGACAGTTGCAGAACTAGGTTTACCGCCAGAAGCAGCACTTAATATCACAGGAAGACGAATTTCTAATAAGCAGCAAACTATTACGCTGGAAGCTTTATTTAAAGTGGGACGACTTCTTTTTAATAAAATGCCGTTTATTCAAGATCTATTATCCAGAAATTTGTTTATTCATGGTAATAATATTTTTAGAAGTAAAACGAATTTATATCATTATGGACGAATTACTCACGGTCTTTTCTATGGACAAAGTGATTCAATCGGAGTAGTGCTTTCTGATATTCATGGTAAAAAATATGTTTCAGTTGTCTTAGGTGCTGAAAATATGTTTCATAGAGATGCGCTGCTATCTAAAAGTATAGAAAGTGTAGCAGCTTTACATGAGAAACCAGACAATCATTTAGCCGATCAACAGAATGTGCATACGAGACAACCTTATAAAATCAATGTTATCGGCGATACCTATTTCGGTGAATTTTATACACGAATTCGTAAAAGACAAGGTAAAGAAGATGCACTTATGCGTTTCGGCCGTAATTACAGTTTTGATGATATACGTGCTTTTTTAACAGAAGGAAACTTTAATATCTGTAATTTTGAGGCGGCGATTTCAGATGACCGCAATGAATATTTGAAGATGCGTAAACCTTTTGTATTACATGCGGATACTGAAGGAACTGTAGAAGCATTAAAAAAAGAAAATATTCATTTAGCTACACTTGCGAATAATCATTTAATGGATTGCGGTGTTGAAGGTTTAACTGAAACAGTGAAGCAATTTAAAGAAGAGCGTATTCACACAATAGGAGCAGCAGATTATCAAGAAGAAGCAGAAAAGCCGTTTGTTTTGAATGTAAACGGTCAAAGAATGACTTTCTTTAATGCCTATTGGTATCGTCAGCCGATGTATGAAGAATTTGATTTTTATGCGATAGGTGAAGAGCCTGGAGTTGCATGTATGAACCCGTTTATATTTGAAAAAATTCAACAAGAAAAAGAAAATCATCCAAATGGAAAAATTATTGTGATTGCTCATTGGGGTGCAGATTTCAAAGATGTCAGACCACTTCAAAGAAGGTTTGCCGAGCAGTTGAGTAAAGCAGGTGCAGACATCATAATTGGGCACGGTGCACATATGATTCAAGGTATACAAAAAATAAATCAAACCACTGTGGCCTATAGCATCGGGAACGGTGTATTTAATAGTAACGGCGAGTACAATAAACGTTTCGTTCCAGCATACAGTATGATTGCACAACTTATTATAAGTGAAAATAATGAAATGAAACTGTGCTTCTATCCAATTTATGGAAACAACTTAGATACCTTCTGGAAACCAAGATTTGTGACAAAAGAAGAATTCGAACATTGCAGATTAATGTTGAAAGCACGTAATACCATTTCAATGGGAACAGGCAAAGATGAGTATTATTATTTTGAAATGAACATATAG